The following proteins are encoded in a genomic region of Methylovorus glucosotrophus:
- the tkt gene encoding transketolase: protein MATRVDLANAIRALSMDAVQKANSGHPGAPMGMAEIAEVVWNHNLSHNPTNPQWANRDRFVLSNGHGSMLIYSLLHLTGYDVSIDDIKTFRQLHSKCAGHPEYSYAPGVETTTGPLGQGIANGVGFAMAEKLLASQFNKPGHDIVDHYTYVFLGDGCMMEGVSHEACALAGTWGLGKLMAFWDDNGISIDGHIEGWYTDDTAKRFEAYGWHVQSVDGHDSAAIQAAIDAAKKVTDKPSLICCKTIIGKGSPNKSGSHDCHGSALGDAEVAATRANIGWNHEPFVIPADVYAGWDAKAKGAAAESAWDAKFDAYAKAFPAEAAEFKRRMANELPANWKEATTKMIADFNEKAEGVASRKASQNVIGALAPLLPEFLGGSADLTGSNLTSTGSFVHVDGKKPGNYISYGVREFGMAAIMNGMALHGGLLPFGGTFHMFSDYMKNGMRMSALMKQRVVYVLTHDSIGQGEDGPTHQPVENTSGLRYIPRMNVWRPADATETAVAWVAAVERTDGPTSLVLSRQNLPGIKHDAAQIDLIRKGGYVFSDVAGKADVIIIANGSELDLAIKAAAELNAAGTKVRVVSMPSTNVFDAQDQAYKDSVLTPGVKRVAVEAAHPDFWRKYVGLEGAVVGIDTFGESAPGGVLMKHFGFTVENVVKTVKSVL, encoded by the coding sequence ATGGCAACTCGTGTAGATTTAGCAAACGCCATCCGTGCGCTTTCGATGGACGCCGTCCAGAAAGCCAACTCGGGGCACCCAGGCGCGCCTATGGGTATGGCGGAAATTGCAGAAGTAGTGTGGAACCACAACCTGAGCCACAACCCGACCAATCCTCAATGGGCTAACCGCGATCGCTTCGTGCTGTCCAATGGTCACGGCTCTATGCTGATTTACTCCCTGCTGCACCTGACTGGTTACGATGTGTCCATCGACGACATCAAGACATTCCGTCAATTGCATTCCAAGTGTGCAGGTCACCCTGAATACAGCTACGCTCCTGGCGTAGAAACCACCACTGGTCCTCTGGGCCAGGGTATTGCCAACGGCGTTGGTTTCGCCATGGCAGAAAAGCTGCTGGCCAGCCAGTTCAACAAGCCAGGCCACGACATCGTTGACCACTACACTTACGTGTTCCTGGGCGACGGCTGTATGATGGAAGGCGTTTCTCACGAAGCTTGTGCACTGGCCGGTACCTGGGGTCTGGGCAAGCTGATGGCATTCTGGGATGACAACGGCATCTCCATCGACGGCCACATTGAAGGCTGGTACACCGATGACACCGCCAAGCGTTTTGAAGCTTACGGCTGGCACGTTCAGTCTGTAGACGGTCATGACTCTGCTGCGATCCAGGCTGCTATCGACGCTGCCAAGAAGGTGACTGACAAGCCATCGCTGATCTGCTGCAAAACCATCATCGGCAAGGGTTCTCCAAACAAGTCCGGCAGTCATGACTGCCACGGTTCCGCACTGGGTGACGCTGAAGTGGCTGCTACTCGCGCCAACATCGGCTGGAACCACGAGCCATTCGTAATCCCTGCTGACGTATACGCAGGCTGGGATGCCAAGGCCAAGGGTGCTGCTGCCGAGTCTGCATGGGACGCCAAGTTCGATGCATACGCCAAGGCTTTCCCAGCAGAAGCCGCTGAATTCAAGCGCCGCATGGCAAATGAACTGCCAGCAAACTGGAAGGAAGCGACCACCAAGATGATCGCCGACTTCAACGAAAAGGCAGAAGGCGTTGCCAGCCGCAAGGCCTCGCAAAACGTTATCGGCGCTCTGGCTCCACTGCTGCCAGAATTCCTCGGCGGTTCCGCTGACTTGACCGGCTCCAACCTGACCAGCACTGGCAGCTTCGTGCACGTGGATGGCAAGAAGCCAGGTAACTACATCTCCTACGGTGTACGTGAATTCGGTATGGCTGCGATCATGAACGGTATGGCACTGCACGGTGGCTTGCTGCCATTTGGCGGTACTTTCCACATGTTCTCCGACTACATGAAGAACGGCATGCGTATGTCCGCGCTGATGAAGCAACGTGTTGTTTACGTGCTGACTCACGACTCTATCGGTCAAGGCGAAGACGGCCCAACTCACCAACCAGTGGAAAACACCTCCGGTCTGCGTTACATCCCACGCATGAACGTATGGCGTCCTGCTGATGCCACTGAAACTGCCGTGGCATGGGTAGCGGCTGTTGAGCGTACCGATGGTCCAACCAGCCTGGTGCTGAGCCGTCAGAATCTGCCTGGCATCAAGCACGATGCTGCGCAAATTGACCTGATCCGCAAGGGTGGTTATGTATTCTCCGACGTGGCTGGCAAGGCTGATGTGATCATCATCGCCAACGGTTCCGAACTGGATCTGGCGATCAAGGCTGCTGCTGAGCTGAATGCAGCTGGTACCAAGGTGCGTGTGGTTTCCATGCCATCTACCAACGTATTCGACGCACAAGACCAGGCTTACAAGGACAGCGTGCTGACCCCAGGCGTGAAGCGTGTTGCAGTGGAAGCTGCTCACCCTGACTTCTGGCGCAAGTATGTTGGCCTGGAAGGTGCTGTGGTCGGTATCGACACCTTCGGCGAGTCCGCTCCTGGCGGCGTGCTGATGAAGCACTTCGGTTTCACGGTTGAAAATGTTGTGAAAACCGTAAAATCCGTACTGTAA